A window of the Aspergillus flavus chromosome 6, complete sequence genome harbors these coding sequences:
- a CDS encoding DNA repair protein rad2 (flap endonuclease Rad27, putative) has product MGIKHLYQVIAENAPDAIKAGDIKNHFGRKVAIDASMSIYSFLIAVRSEGQQLMSDTGETTSHLMGMFYRTLRMVDNGIKPLYVFDGAPPKLKSGELAKRTARKAEATEAHEEAKETGTAEDVEKFSRRTVRVTRDHNAECKKLLKLMGIPYIDAPTEAEAQCAVLARAGKVYAAASEDMDTLCFEAPILLRHLTFSEQRKEPILEIHLSRALEGLDMDRKQFIDLCILLGCDYLEPIPKVGPNTALKLIREFGSLEKVVEHMESDPKKKYVIPEDWPYQDARELFLNPDVREASHPDCDFKWEAPDIEGLVEFLVKDKGFNEDRVRNGAARLQKNLKTAQQSRLEGFFKPVARTDEEKANLKRKHDEKLQEQKKRKKEEAKAKKEAKARPRGAG; this is encoded by the exons ATGGGTATCAAGC ACCTGTACCAGGTAATCGCGGAGAATGCCCCTGATGCAATCAAAGCGGGGGATATCAAAAACCATTTTGGCCGAAAGGTTGCTATA GATGC CTCCATGAGTATCTACAGTTTTCTCATCGCCGTGCGCTCCGAGGGCCAACAACTCATGAGCGATACCGGTGAGACCACGTCGCATCTGATGGGCATGTTCTACCGCACTTTGCGAATGGTCGATAACGGAATCAAACCTCTTTATGTTTTTGATGGAGCTCCGCCAAAGCTCAAGTCTGGCGAGCTAGCTAAGCGTACCGCTCGGAAAGCCGAAGCTACTGAGGCTCATGAGGAGGCCAAGGAAACCGGCACAGCggaggatgttgagaagTTTTCACGGCGTACAGTACGGGTTACGAGAGATCACAATGCGGAGTGTAAGAAGCTGCTGAAGTTAATGGGTATCCCATACATCGACGCCCCCACTGAGGCAGAGGCGCAGTGCGCAGTCCTTGCACGGGCGGGAAAGGTCTATGCTGCTGCTTCCGAGGATATGGACACGTTATGCTTTGAAGCCCCCATTCTTCTGAGGCATCTTACATTCAGCGAACAGCGAAAAGAACCGATCCTGGAAATCCATCTCAGCCGCGCGCTGGAAGGACTCGATATGGACCGAAAGCAG TTTATCGATCTTTGTATCTTACTTGGCTGCGATTATTTAGAGCCAATTCCCAAAGTTGGACCTAATACTGCCCTGAAACTCATTCGGGAGTTTGGAAGCCTCGAGAAGGTTGTTGAGCATATGGAGAGCGAcccgaaaaagaaatacgTTATTCCGGAAGACTGGCCATACCAGGATGCAAGAGAACTTTTTCTCAACCCAGACGTGAGAGAAGCTAGTCACCCAGACTGCGATTTCAAATGGGAGGCACCAGATATTGAAGGCCTTGTGGAATTCTTAGTGAAAGATAAGGGCTTTAACGAAGATCGAGTGCGCAACGGCGCAGCTCGGCTTCAGAAGAACTTGAAGACTGCCCAGCAGTCACGTCTAGAGGGCTTTTTCAAACCTGTGGCCCGGACCgatgaggagaaggcgaACCTCAAGCGTAAGCACGACGAGAAACTTcaggagcagaagaaacgcaaaaaggaagaggccaaagccaagaaggaggccaAGGCAAGACCCCGCGGTGCTGGGTGA
- a CDS encoding histone H1: MPPKKASTGAAKKTASTHASYRDMIKDAILNLKERNGSSRQSIKKYVLANNKIAPASTNAFDSQFNKAIKAGVEKGEFTQPKGPSGPVKLAKKEAAPKPAAKKSTTAAKPKKATATTTKKAEKAEKAEKPKTTTKKTGTTTTTKKSVGRPKANTAKPRKASTTAPAVVDQPKVIGKTKSGRVTKTTAKPAEKATKKSTKKA; encoded by the exons ATGCCTCCCAAGAAAGCTTCCACCGGCGCAGCCAAGAAGACTGCCTCGACTCATGCTTCCTACCGTG ATATGATCAAGGATGCTATCTTGAAT CTGAAAGAGCGCAATGGTAGCAG TCGCCAGTCCATCAAGAAATATGTTTTGGCAAACAACAAGATTGCACCTGCATCTACCAATGCTTTCGATAGCCAGTTCAACAAGGCTATTAAGGCAGGTGTTGAGAAGGGTGAATTCACCCAACCCAAGG GTCCTTCTGGACCCGTGAAGCTCGCCAAGAAGGAAGCTGCTCCTAAACCTGCTGCCAAG AAGAGCACCACCGCCGCTAAGCCGAAGAAGGCTACTGCCACCACTACtaagaaggctgagaaggccgagaaggccgagaagccTAAGACGACCACCAAGAAGACTggcactactactactaccaaGAAGAGTGTCGGCAGACCTAAAGCGAACACCGCGAAGCCTCGCAAAGCATCCACTACT GCTCCCGCCGTTGTCGACCAACCCAAGGTCATCGGCAAGACGAAGTCTGGTCGTGTGACCAAGACAACGGCCAAGCCTGCTGAAAAGGCCACCAAGAAGTCTACCAAGAAGGCCTAA
- a CDS encoding putative transcription initiation factor TFIID subunit 12 has translation MDGSQVPAAQPMVTQHSNLIRTDQVQKLPHLTEQQKSQHTQLVRNFWEVLNNRDPQSTEYQHAHSRLTQISQSLMKGMRAFQQNRQLQQQQLQGQPGQPGQRPQSVNPQTFNQLLPQIQQKVNSLQFSLPPNISQEQAQSWLPEARLRYGIALQKQEIGRARVAELRQQFSQRQAAGNMTQEELQEFKNRQLAAEKLYREGGDFLTKFKEQQENFKAQQQRAGVQNVTGQPQGATATPAPTVPAGSDGRPANTPVSMHPGQAPTPAPHTITSAVSAARSQAGQTAMSPSVSQQGQVPVAQAAPVATPAAPAAPPVVPPQAQSQPQPQPQQHPQPPPQAQSQPGAPGSQVTFTQVPNLDGSTPTPTSAQPVNVQGPPRPLSQQAAMAQAAQNYTNNNANNNMGQQQNMPQPATNSHAHPQGYIPNRATDNTARNINMAIPKTLNVPPPEPVAMAPARPTLSGGPSHGAMGMMGQPAIQKHPGYVLEGEGQRVLSKKMLDILVRQVTGGGEGEGLTPDAEEFILQMADDFVDDVITAACRLAKLRPSSTLEIRDIQLVLERNYNMRISGFSTDDLRTVKKPQPTQGWTQKMSAIQAAKVTQGKAE, from the exons ATGGATGGTTCACAGGTTCCTGCGGCCCAGCCCATGGTTACCCAGCACTCAAATCTGATCCGGACCGATCAAGTCCAAAAGCTCCCTCATCTCACCGAGCAGCAGAAGAGTCAACACACTCAGCTGGTGCGCAACTTTTGGGAGGTCCTCAATAACCGCGATCCTCAGAGCACAGAATATCAACACGCGCACTCGAGACTTACCCAGATATCTCAGAGTCTGATGAAGGGTATGCGGGCATTCCAACAGAATCGCCAGctccagcaacaacagctcCAGGGCCAGCCTGGTCAGCCTGGTCAGCGGCCGCAGTCGGTCAACCCTCAGACTTTCAATCAGCTCCTACCCCAGATTCAACAAAAAGTCAACAGTCTGCaattctctcttcctcccaaTATCAGCCAGGAACAAGCACAGTCATGGCTTCCGGAGGCCAGGTTACGATACGGCATTGCGTTGCAAAAGCAAGAGATCGGTAGGGCGCGTGTAGCGGAGCTACGTCAGCAGTTTAGCCAGCGCCAGGCTGCCGGGAATATGACCCAGGAGGAGCTACAGGAGTTCAAAAATCGGCAGCTTGCGGCAGAGAAGCTTTACCGAGAAGGGGGTGACTTCTTGACCAAGTTCAAAGAGCAACAAGAAAACTTCAAGGCGCAGCAACAGAGAGCAGGCGTACAGAACGTTACAGGTCAACCACAAGGTGCCACTGCCACACCAGCTCCCACTGTCCCTGCTGGTTCTGATGGTCGCCCCGCAAACACACCCGTGTCAATGCATCCTGGACAGGCCCCAACGCCTGCGCCTCATACTATCACCTCTGCGGTAAGCGCCGCACGAAGCCAAGCTGGCCAGACAGCTATGTCACCGTCAGTCTCCCAACAAGGTCAAGTACCCGTTGCACAAGCGGCCCCGGTTGCCACGCCTGCCGCGCCTGCCGCACCACCAGTCGTTCCTCCCCAAGCGCAAtcgcagccgcagccgcagccacAGCAGCATCCACAGCCGCCACCGCAAGCCCAGTCTCAGCCAGGAGCTCCTGGCTCACAGGTCACCTTCACGCAAGTGCCTAACTTGGATGGCTCTACTCCCACGCCTACTTCAGCTCAGCCAGTGAATGTGCAAGGGCCCCCACGTCCTTTGTCCCAGCAAGCTGCTATGGCTCAGGCTGCTCAAAACTATACCAATAACAATGCAAACAATAACATGGGCCAGCAACAGAACATGCCGCAGCCTGCGACCAACTCGCATGCGCACCCCCAGGGCTACATCCCCAATAGAGCCACTGATAACACGGCACGAAATATCAATATGGCCATTCCGAAAACCCTGAATGTCCCTCCTCCGGAGCCTGTCGCTATGGCACCAGCGCGGCCAACCCTGTCAGGTGGTCCCAGCCACGGCGCTATGGGTATGATGGGTCAGCCCGCGATTCAGAAACACCCTGGGTACGTCCTTGAAGGCGAGGGCCAGCGAGTCTTGAGCAAGAAAATGCTTGACATTTTGGTTCGCCAGGTTactggaggaggagagggcgAGGGTCTTACGCCAGATGCTGAAGAG TTCATCCTCCAAATGGCGGACGACTTCGTTGACGACGTGATTACCGCCGCTTGCCGTCTCGCTAAACTACGCCCGTCATCTACCCTCGAGATCCGAGATATTCAGCTTGTTCTCGAACGTAACTACAACATGCGCATCTCTGGGTTCTCAACTGATGATCTTCGCACCGTCAAGAAGCCTCAGCCCACACAAGGCTGGACCCAGAAAATGTCCGCCATCCAAGCTGCCAAAGTGACACAAGGCAAGGCTGAATAA
- a CDS encoding DASH complex subunit Spc34 → MSLLDSHLEQILLSSNAIAELPFPPPRIFTNALLGPHDITALIRDTETHERALFQTDPSVKAINASQRRSTRRGTVFPSETEGESMASRIYAARNSKSQSAVARVLGSDMMEEIKRSAGTSSRGRGEVNVDVLLRGAEILCNVYPVSGAQEKIASLRYRHQLVTDSIVDLEDRVARNTAELEKMSHSYGGDYDDYESSGTLQPDVADLTDADIEQEMDEIRELEKMKRTLEARVSGMERDLGGLIG, encoded by the exons ATGTCTTTACTTGACAGTCATCTGGAGCAGATTCTGCTCTCCTCCAATGCCATTGCTGAGCTGCC TTTCCCCCCACCACGGATCTTTACAAACGCTCTCTTAGGCCCCCACGACATCACCGCTCTTATTCGCGATACAGAGACCCATGAACGCGCTCTTTTCCAAACTGACCCATCTGTGAAGGCAATTAATGCTTCACAGCGTCGGTCAACCCGCCGAGGAACAGTATTTCCATCGGAGACAGAGGGAGAGTCAATGGCCAGTCGGATTTATGCAGCCAGGAATAGCAAAAGCCAATCCGCTGTTGCAAGAGTCTTAGGGTCTGATATGATGGAAGAAATTAAACGCTCAGCAGGCACTTCATCTAGAGGGCGTGGCGAGGTCAACGTCGACGTACTTCTCCGAGGCGCAGAAATCCTCTGCAACGTCTA TCCGGTCTCCGGGGCGCAAGAAAAGATCGCGAGTCTCCGTTATCGCCATCAACTAGTTACTGACTCGATTGTCGACCTGGAGGATCGAGTAGCGAGAAACACCGCAGAATTGGAGAAGATGAGCCACTCATACGGAGGCGACTACGACGACTATGAATCTTCAGGCACACTGCAACCAGATGTAGCCGACTTGACAGATGCCGATATTGAGCAGGAAATGGATGAAATCCGAGAGCtagagaaaatgaagagaacCTTAGAAGCCCGCGTCAGTGGTATGGAACGGGATTTGGGTGGCTTGATTGGGTGA
- a CDS encoding isoprenoid synthase domain-containing protein yields the protein MPAERRSLRSNSKSDGSSSANGEKARSTSQNSSSNKDKVAPTRATASKTKSTKAASSNNTSNSGMGEQRDQPCTNGSEPTENGLNGSEDVEMGEDTAGAPTSSFNASKDRKGDEKMTVVVPPTKGSRLSGDKGQDQEGDVAMEGAEGDETQKPEPEVDPRAKAIQDIKTNFTLLERAVAHFDPRFTLRVLRSISSMRKHITSDVLAEVLVESYPPSSPTASFLLEAIGETGAFESAVASSKMDVESEKTRSNSKEILPEIDTYLSILVQIFLYDNKEIQRGAKFSTSLIERLRTINRRTLDSLAARVYFYYSLFFEQITPLPPSPAATVTMIRQPLLAALRTAVLRKDVDTQATVMTLLLRNYLSTSHISQADLLISHNRFPQSASNNQIARYLYYLGRIRAIQLQYTDAHGHLIGATRKSPSSHSARGFYQSSHKLLVVVELLMGDIPDRAIFRQPALERAMHPYFLLVQAVSVGDLDGFLSIVNTHSTTFRKDGTYTLILRLRQNVIKTGIRMMSLSYSRISLRDICLRLGLDSEESAEYIVAKAIRDGVIEATLDHERGFMKSKEVGDIYATREPGEAFHERIRACLSLHDESVKAMRFPMNQHRLELKSAQEARERERELAKEIQDARAVPASGLVLPSRVTPATSICWQCLRNDLISIQINSQTRAYHPTRRKFASPFGAAVTAAQTLLKGLPKAPPGISVDPLRIVGKELKFLTKNIRQLLGSGHPTLDKVAKYYTKSEGKHMRPLLVLLMSQATALTPRHGRWSSSPSYTVNDPISSPSVLADTNPDLNPLVSSSAEAKYDFAGDENILPTQRRLAEITELIHTASLLHDDVIDNAVTRRSSSSANLQFGNKMAVLAGDFLLGRASVALARLRDPEVTELLATVIANLVEGEFMQLKNTASDEKNPVFTDETISYYLQKTYLKTASLISKSCRAAALLGDSTPQVVEAAYAYGRNLGLAFQLVDDMLDYTVSDAELGKPSGADLELGLATAPLLFAWKQNPELGPLVGRKFSREGDVQRARELVYQSNGVEKTRVLAQEYADKAKAAISSFPDSEAKDGLLQMCEKTMNRRK from the exons ATGCCGGCCGAGAGGCGTTCCTTGAGATCGAATAGCAAGTCGGATGGCTCTTCATCTGCTAACGGTGAAAAGGCACGCTCGACTTCTCAAAACTCAAGCTCCAATAAAGACAAGGTCGCGCCCACCCGCGCGACTGCCAGTAAGACCAAAAGCACGAAAGCCGCTTCTTCCAACAACACTTCGAACTCCGGCATGGGTGAACAGCGGGATCAGCCATGCACCAACGGCTCGGAGCCGACGGAGAATGGTTTGAATGGCTCtgaggatgttgagatgGGAGAGGATACGGCAGGTGCGCCTACATCCTCATTTAACGCCAGTAAGGATCGGAAAGGTGACGAGAAGATGACTGTTGTAGTGCCCCCTACCAAGGGTTCGAGGTTATCCGGCGATAAAGGTCAGGATCAGGAAGGTGATGTCGCAATGGAAGGTGCGGAGGGCGATGAGACCCAGAAGCCCGAGCCAGAGGTTGATCCCAGAGCCAAGGCTATCCAAG ACATCAAGACCAACTTTACCCTTCTCGAGCGAGCCGTCGCACATTTCGACCCCAGATTTACCCTTCGTGTCTTGCGGTCGATATCCTCCATGCGCAAGCATATAACATCTGATGTGCTCGCAGAGGTCCTCGTAGAGAGCTATCCCCCATCCAGTCCCACCGCATCCTTCTTACTTGAAGCTATCGGTGAAACTGGTGCTTTTGAGAGCGCGGTGGCTAGCTCCAAGATGGACGTCGAATCGGAGAAGACCAGGTCAAATTCCAAAGAGATTCTGCCAGAGATCGATACTTATCTGTCTATACTCGTTCAGATCTTCCTCTACGACAACAAGGAGATCCAGCGAGGTGCTAAGTTTTCAACGAGCTTAATCGAGCGTCTGCGGACTATTAACCGTCGCACTCTGGACTCTCTTGCAGCTCgtgtatatttttattactcCCTCTTCTTTGAGCAGATTACTCCTCTCCCCCCTTCTCCTGCTGCCACGGTTACAATGATTCGCCAGCCATTGCTTGCAGCGCTCAGGACGGCCGTGCTTCGCAAGGATGTTGACACCCAAGCTACTGTTATGACATTGCTTCTGCGCAACTACTTGTCCACGTCTCATATCTCACAAGCAGATCTGCTTATCTCTCACAACCGCTTCCCGCAGTCCGCATCTAACAATCAGATTGCCCGGTACTTGTACTACTTGGGCCGTATCCGTGCTATCCAATTACAGTATACTGATGCTCACGGACACCTGATCGGTGCTACTCGCAAGTCACCCTCCAGCCACAGTGCGCGTGGATTTTATCAATCCTCTCATAAGTTGCTCGTGGTGGTAGAGCTTCTTATGGGAGACATCCCCGACCGTGCGATCTTCCGTCAGCCTGCTCTGGAACGTGCCATGCACCCTTACTTCTTGCTTGTTCAAGCCGTGAGTGTAGGTGACCTGGATGGCTTTTTGAGCATTGTAAATACGCACAGTACGACATTCCGTAAGGATGGCACGTACACCCTCATCCTGCGCTTGAGACAAAACGTTATAAAGACCGGAATCCGGATGATGTCGCTGTCTTATTCTCGCATCTCCCTGCGGGACATTTGCCTCCGCCTGGGGCTGGACAGTGAGGAATCAGCGGAGTACATCGTTGCCAAAGCGATCCGGGACGGTGTGATAGAGGCCACTCTGGACCATGAGCGAGGATTTATGAAGAGTAAGGAAGTTGGAGATATTTATGCGACTAGAGAACCTGGCGAGGCATTCCACGAACGCATTAGAGCTTGCTTGAGTCTCCACGACGAGAGCGTCAAG GCTATGAGATTTCCCATGAACCAGCATCGCCTGGAACTGAAGAGTGCACAAGAGGCCCGGGAACGCGAACGGGAACTGGCCAAGGAGATCCAGGATG CTCGAGCGGTCCCGGCCTCTGGTCTCGTCCTTCCATCACGAGTCACGCCCGCGACATCAATATGCTGGCAATGCCTCCGCAATGATCTTATTTCGATCCAAATCAACTCGCAGACACGAGCATATCATCCTACCCGCCGGAAATTCGCTTCTCCGTTTGGCGCCGCCGTCACCGCCGCCCAGACTCTCTTAAAAGGACTCCCAAAAGCTCCCCCAGGGATTTCAGTAGATCCCTTGAGGATCGTGGGCAAGGAACTCAAGTTTTTGACGAAGAATATTCGCCAATTGCTGGGATCAGGCCACCCTACGCTGGATAAGGTAGCCAAATATTACACCAAGAGCGAGGGCAAGCACATGCGTCCGCTTCTGGTGTTGCTTATGTCCCAAGCAACTGCGTTGACTCCTCGGCACGGTCGATGGAGCTCTTCACCGTCCTATACTGTTAACGATCCTATCAGCTCCCCGTCTGTCCTTGCGGATACCAATCCTGATTTAAATCCGCTTGTATCCTCTTCCGCGGAAGCCAAGTACGACTTCGCTGGCGACGAAAATATCCTGCCCACTCAAAGACGACTCGCCGAGATCACAGAACTAATTCATACCGCATCATTATTGCACGACGATGTCATTGATAATGCTGTAACTCGCCGGTCATCCAGCTCTGCTAATCTTCAATTCGGAAACAAGATGGCCGTGCTAGCGGGCGACTTCCTGTTGGGGCGTGCATCCGTTGCTCTGGCACGTCTAAGGGACCCTGAAGTCACCGAACTGCTGGCCACCGTTATTGCCAATTTAGTGGAGGGAGAGTTCATGCAACTGAAGAATACCGCCTCCGACGAAAAGAACCCCGTCTTCACGGATGAAACCATCTCTTACTACCTGCAGAAAACATACCTCAAGACTGCTAGCTTGATAAGTAAATCGTGCCGTGCGGCTGCGCTCCTTGGAGATAGCACTCCCCAGGTTGTCGAGGCTGCGTATGCCTATGGACGCAACCTGGGACTGGCATTTCAGCTAGTGGATGACATGCTGGACTACACCGTTAGTGATGCTGAGTTAGGCAAGCCGTCAGGGGCGGACTTGGAGCTGGGTCTGGCGACTGCCCCGCTCCTGTTCGCTTGGAAGCAGAACCCTGAGCTGGGACCGCTGGTTGGTCGGAAGTTCAGTCGGGAAGGCGATGTGCAACGG GCCCGCGAACTTGTTTATCAGAGTAACGGTGTCGAAAAGACTCGTGTGCTAGCCCAAGAATATGCTGATAAGGCCAAGGCCGCTATTAGCAGCTTTCCCGACAGTGAAGCCAAGGATGGCCTCCTTCAAATGTGTGAAAAGACGATGAATCGGAGGAAGTAG